The DNA region AACATCCCTGCGAGCGGCCTGATCCTGTCCGTACTGGAGCAACTACTACATGACAACCGCAACGACCGAGAAGGCAACGAAGCAAGTCGCCATCAACGACATCGGCTCAGCCGAAGACTTCCTTGCAGCGGTCGAGAAGACACTGAAGTTCTTCAATGATGGAGACCTCATCGAGGGCACCGTCGTGAAGATCGACCGCGACGAGGTCCTCCTCGACGTCGGCTACAAGACCGAGGGCGTCATCCCCTCGCGTGAGCTTTCCATCAAGCACGATGTCGACCCCTCCGAGGTCGTCAACGTCGGCGACACCGTCGAGGCCCTCGTTCTCCAGAAGGAGGACAAGGAAGGCCGGCTCATCCTGTCGAAGAAGCGTGCTCAGTACGAGCGTGCATGGGGCGACGTCGAGAAGATCAAGGAGGCCGACGGTGTTGTCACCGGTTCGGTCATCGAGGTCGTCAAGGGTGGACTCATCGTCGACATCGGACTCCGCGGATTCCTCCCGGCATCGCTCATCGAGCTTCGCCGCGTGCGCGACCTCACGCCGTACCTCGGCCAGGAGATCGAGGCCAAGATCCTCGAGCTCGACAAGAACCGCAACAACGTGGTCCTGTCGCGCCGCGCCCTGCTCGAGCAGACGCAGTCCGAGAGCCGCACCACCTTCCTGAACAACCTCCACAAGGGACAGGTCCGCAAGGGCGTCGTCTCGTCGATCGTCAACTTCGGTGCGTTCGTCGACCTCGGCGGCGTCGACGGTCTCGTGCACGTCTCGGAGCTCAGCTGGAAGCACATCGAGCACGCCAGCGAGGTCGTCGAGGTCGGTCAGGAAGTCACCGTCGAGATCCTCGAGGTCGACCTCGAGCGCGAGCGCGTGTCGCTGTCGCTCA from Leifsonia sp. Root1293 includes:
- the rpsA gene encoding 30S ribosomal protein S1; translation: MTTATTEKATKQVAINDIGSAEDFLAAVEKTLKFFNDGDLIEGTVVKIDRDEVLLDVGYKTEGVIPSRELSIKHDVDPSEVVNVGDTVEALVLQKEDKEGRLILSKKRAQYERAWGDVEKIKEADGVVTGSVIEVVKGGLIVDIGLRGFLPASLIELRRVRDLTPYLGQEIEAKILELDKNRNNVVLSRRALLEQTQSESRTTFLNNLHKGQVRKGVVSSIVNFGAFVDLGGVDGLVHVSELSWKHIEHASEVVEVGQEVTVEILEVDLERERVSLSLKATQEDPWQVFARTHAIGQVAPGKVTKLVPFGAFVRVADGIEGLVHISELSGKHVELAEQVVSVGEEVFVKVIDIDLERRRISLSLKQANEGVDPEGTEFDPALYGMLTEYDDEGNYKYPEGFDPETNDWREGFETQREKWEQEYAAAQARWEAHKKQVATANDEIAAAPAAAGSSFTSESASAGTLADDESLAALREKLSSNN